The Halarchaeum grantii nucleotide sequence CGAGCCGTCGTTGTCGGTCGCGCCGACGGTGATGGCGTCCGCGACGACCCCGGGGCTCTGTACGGAGAGGTACTCGCCGTCGTTGCCGGCCGCGACGACCACGGGAATCCCCTCGCCGGTCGCCGCCTCGATGGCGTCCGTGTACGGGTCGTTCGAGCGGAGCATGTACGCCGGGCCGCCGAGGCTCATCGAGACGATGTCCGTCGCGCTGTCGTTGACGGCGGCCTCGATACCCGCGACGACGCGACTCGTCGGTGCCCCGCCCGTCCCGAAGACGCGGACGTCGACGAGGCTCGCGTTCGGCGCGATGCCGGCCTGCGTGCCGTTACTCGCCTCGCCCGACCCCGCGATCGTCGCCGCGACGTGCGTCCCGTGCCCCGTCTCGTCCGCCGCCGGTGCCTCGCCGTCGACGAGGTCGTACTCGCCGACGACTTTCCCCTCGTCGAGGTCCGGGTGGGTCTGGTCGATACCGCTATCGATGACGGCGACGGTGACGCCCGCGCCGCTGACGCCGTAGTCCGCTCTCGCGCGCTCGCCGTCGACGATGCGGTCGGCCTCCGCGTTCGCCGCGTGGTACCGCACGTCGAGCGTGACGTGCGCGACGTCGCCGTCGTTCCGGAGGCGCTCCGCGACCGACGCCGCGTCGGCCTTTGCGACGCGCGTCGAGGCCGCGCCGATGATGCCGAGACGCCGCTCCGTCTCCAGACCGCGAACGGAGTCGAGGGCGTCCGTCGAGGCCGCCGACGGCTCCCCCGACCGCCGCGCGTCGCCCGTGCCGTCCGCGTCGCGCACGATCACCGGGATCGACGTGCTGTTCGCGTCGTCGTACCCCTGCGCGCGGAGGAGGTCGACGTTGAACAGCGTGGGGTCGAACGTCTCGAAGTCGACGCCGGCCGGGACGACGTACGTCCCGCGGGGCGTGCGGAGCGTGTACGTCGTCGTGGCCGCGTCCGTGTAGTAACGCGTCGTCCCGTTGCGCGTCACCGCGTGGACCGTCTGCCCCGTGACGAGCGTCACGTTCGTCACCGTCCCCTCGAAGGAGGCGGCCGACGGCGTCCGCGTGACGGTCGAGGTGTTCGCGTCGCTGGCGCCGAGGGCGTCGAGTGCGGGCGCGGTGCCCGCCTCGTCAGGCACGGGTGCATCGAGCGATGCGTGGGCGGCCGCCGGTGCCGCCGCGCTCGCGACGACGAGGACGACGGCGAGTGCGGCGAGTGCGGCGAGTGAACGACGTCTCATACGAGAAAACCGAACGTTCGCCCGTGGCGGCCATCCCGGCATAAAAGTAGCGGCTAATACGACGCGCGTCACGCGGCGTCCGCGTGACGAATCGGCGTCCGGGCACGCACCCGGTCTCGGACGGTCGTGCACCCGCGAACGGCGGCGGCGCGTGACGACACGAACGACGCGAGCGCGGCCGCCACGGGCGTTACGACGCCCCATACGGCCTCGGAAACGACGGCTTTAAGGACGGCATACCCCTCATCCCAGACGAGACAGGCGTAGCCTGTTTCACTGACCCGTAGAAGCTCCCCTTGAGGGGGCAGACACACTACGGAGGTGAAAGATGGCAGATAACATAGAAGAGGCAGTCGCGCAAGCGATCGAGGAGGCCCCAGAGCGGAACTTCCGTGAGACGGTGGACCTCGCGATCAACCTCCGTGACCTCGACCTCAACGACCCGTCGAACCGCGTCGACGAGAGCGTCGTGCTGCCGTCGGGCACCGGACAGGAGACGCGTATCGTGGTTTTCGCCGAAGGTGAGACGGCCGTCCGAGCCGAAGACGTCGCAGACGACGTCCTCGGTGGCGACGAGCTCGAAGACCTCGGTGACGACGATGACGCTGCGAAGGACCTCGCCGATGAGACCGACTTCTTCATCGCCGAAGCGTCCATGATGCAGGACATCGGTCGCTACCTCGGTACCGTCCTCGGTCCGCGCGGGAAGATGCCGACCCCGCTCCAGCCCGACGACGACGTTGTCGAGACCGTCAACCGCATGAAGAACACCGTGCAGCTCCGGTCGCGTGACCGGCGCACCTTCCACACCCGCGTCGGTGCGGAGGACATGAGCGCCGACGACATCGCGTCCAACATCGACGTCATCGTGCGTCGACTGCACGCCGACCTCGAGAAGGGGCCCATGAACGTCGACTCCATCTACGTGAAGACGACGATGGGTCCCTCCGTGGAGGTGGCCTAAATGTCCGCAGACTCCGAGCGCACGACGGAGACCATTCCCGAGTGGAAGAAGGAGGAAGTCGAGGCGCTCGTGGAGTTCCTCGAGTCCTACGACTCCGTCGGCGTCGTCAACGTCGCCGGCATTCCGTCGCGCCAGCTGCAGGACATGCGCCGCGAACTCCACGGGAGCGCCGAGCTCCGCATGAGCCGGAACACGCTCCTGAAGCGTGCGCTCCGCGAGGTCGACGACGGCCTCGAAGACCTCACCGAGTTCGCACACGGTCAGGTCGGACTCGTCGGCACGAACGACAACCCGTTCGGCCTCTACAAGCAGCTCGAGGCGTCCAAGACGCCCGCGCCCATCAACGCCGGGGAAGTCGCCCCGAACGACATCGTCATCCCCGAGGGTGACACCGGAATCGATCCGGGTCCGTTCGTCGGCGAACTCCAGCAGATCGGTGCCGACGCACGCATTCAGGAGGGCTCCATCCAGGTGCTCTCCGACTCCGTCGTCACCGAGGAAGGCGACGTCGTCTCCGACGACGTCGCGAACGTCCTCGGTGAGCTCGGCATCGAGCCGAAGGAGGTCGGTCTCGACCTCCGGAGCGTCTTCAGCGAGGGCGTTCTCTTCGACCCCGAAGACCTCGCGATCGACGTCGAGGAGTACCGCGCGGACATCCAGTCCGCCGTCGCCTCGGCGCGGAACCTCTCCATCAACGCCGAATACCCGACCGCCGCCACCGTCCCCGACATGCTCCGCAAGGCCGCCGGGGAAGCGAAGAGCGTCGGTCTCGAAGCCGCGATCGAGAGCCCCGACCTGATGGACGACCTCGTCAGCACGGCCGACGCGCAGGTTCGCGCGCTCGCCGCCAACATCGACGACGAGGAGGCGCTCCCCGAGGAACTCCGCGGCGTGGAGGCACCCGCCGCCACGGCCGAGGAGTCCACGGAGGAGTCCGAGGAAGAACAGGCTGAAGAAGAAGAAGCCGAACCCGAAGACGACGGCGACGACGACGACGAAGACGCCGGCGGCGAGGGTCTCGGCGAGATGTTCGGTTAACACACTACGAGGTTCACAACAATGGAGTACGTTTACGCTGCACTCATCCTGAACGAATCGGGCGACGAGATCAACGAGGACAACGTCACGGCGGTTCTCGAGGCCGCTGGCGTCGAGGTCGAGGAATCCCGCGTCAAGGCGCTCGTCGCCGCGCTGGAGGACGTCGACATCGAGGACGCCATCGAGTCCGCCGCGGCCGTCCCGGCCGCCGGCGCGTCCGGTGGCTCTTCCTCCGGTAGCTCCGAGGAGACCGAGGAGTCCGAGGAGTCCGACGACGCCGAGGCTGAGGAAGCCGACGAAGGCGGCGAGGAAGAAGAGGACGAGGAGGCCTCCGGTGAGGGCCTCGGCGACCTCTTCGGCTAATCCCCGCGACACCCAATCACGTTTCTTTCTTTCGCGCCACACCGCGTAGCGGCGGCGCCGTCCCGTCATCGCCCGCGAGCGCCCCCGTCGCGACACCGACGTTCAAGTACGGGAAGGCGACCAGTTCGGCGCGATGTACGCGTTCGGCGTCCGCGTCGGCTTCGAGACGGGATCGGCACTCGTGGTACTCGGGTTCGTGGCGCTCGGCGTCGCGCTCGGTACCGTCTCGGGGCTGACGCCCGGCCTCCACGTGAACACGCTCGCGGTACTCTTAGCGGCGGCCGCGCCCGCCCTGCCCGGGCCGGCGCGCGGCGTCGCCGTGGCGATACTCGCGGCGGGCGTTGTCCACTCGATCCTCGACGTCGTGCCCGCGCTCGCGCTCGGCGTGCCGGACACGGCGATGGCGCCGTCGACGCTCCCCGGTCACCGCCTCGTGCTCGCCGGCCGGGGTCGCGAAGCCCTTCGGCTCTCCGCGCTCGGGAGCGGCGCGGCCGCGCTCCTCGCGTGTCTCTTCGGGTGGCCGATCACGCAGGCGATTCGGCCGCTCGCGCCGCTCCTGCGCGAGCACCTCACGGTCGTGCTCGCCGCCGTCGTCGTCTTCCTCGTCCTGACCGAGGCCTCGCGCCGCCAGCGCATCGGCGCGTGCGCGGCGTTCACCTGTAGCGGCGTCTTCGGCGTGCTCGCACTTGACCAACCCACGGACGCGCTCCTCGGCAGCGGCGACCTGCTGATGCCGGCGTTCGCGGGTCTGTTCGGGCTCCCGGTGCTCGTGGCGGCGGCACGCGGCGGCGGGCCGCCGGCACAGGCCGACGCGGCGATCACCACGTCGCCGCGCCGCACGCTCCTCGCCGGCCTCGCCGGCGCGGCGGCGGGGGCGGCGGTGAGTTACGTCGCCGGCGTCTCCAGCGCCGTCGCGGCCGTCGTCGCCCTCGCCGCGCTCCCCGCGAGAAGCGACGGTGACCGCGCGTTCCTCGTCGCGACGAGCGGTGTCAACACGAGCAATACAATCTTCGCGCTCTTCGCGTTCGTCGCCCTCGACGAGGCGCACACCGGCGTCGTCGTCGCGCTCGACCGGAGCGCGGTGCCGCTCGACCTCCCGCTCTACGTCGTCTCACTCCTGCTCGCCGCCGCGCTCGGCGTCGTCCTCGTGCTCGTCGTCGGCGACCGCTATCTCGACGCGGTCCGCGTTCTCCCGCACCGGGCGGTCTGCCTCGTCGCGCTCGGCGTCGTCTGCGCGCTCGCGCTCGTGCTCGCGGGACCGGTCGGCCTCGTCGTCCTCGCGGCCGGGGCACTTGTCGGCTTCGTCCCCGTCCACT carries:
- a CDS encoding 50S ribosomal protein L1; translation: MADNIEEAVAQAIEEAPERNFRETVDLAINLRDLDLNDPSNRVDESVVLPSGTGQETRIVVFAEGETAVRAEDVADDVLGGDELEDLGDDDDAAKDLADETDFFIAEASMMQDIGRYLGTVLGPRGKMPTPLQPDDDVVETVNRMKNTVQLRSRDRRTFHTRVGAEDMSADDIASNIDVIVRRLHADLEKGPMNVDSIYVKTTMGPSVEVA
- a CDS encoding 50S ribosomal protein L10 translates to MSADSERTTETIPEWKKEEVEALVEFLESYDSVGVVNVAGIPSRQLQDMRRELHGSAELRMSRNTLLKRALREVDDGLEDLTEFAHGQVGLVGTNDNPFGLYKQLEASKTPAPINAGEVAPNDIVIPEGDTGIDPGPFVGELQQIGADARIQEGSIQVLSDSVVTEEGDVVSDDVANVLGELGIEPKEVGLDLRSVFSEGVLFDPEDLAIDVEEYRADIQSAVASARNLSINAEYPTAATVPDMLRKAAGEAKSVGLEAAIESPDLMDDLVSTADAQVRALAANIDDEEALPEELRGVEAPAATAEESTEESEEEQAEEEEAEPEDDGDDDDEDAGGEGLGEMFG
- the rpl12p gene encoding 50S ribosomal protein P1; protein product: MEYVYAALILNESGDEINEDNVTAVLEAAGVEVEESRVKALVAALEDVDIEDAIESAAAVPAAGASGGSSSGSSEETEESEESDDAEAEEADEGGEEEEDEEASGEGLGDLFG
- a CDS encoding tripartite tricarboxylate transporter permease, whose product is MYAFGVRVGFETGSALVVLGFVALGVALGTVSGLTPGLHVNTLAVLLAAAAPALPGPARGVAVAILAAGVVHSILDVVPALALGVPDTAMAPSTLPGHRLVLAGRGREALRLSALGSGAAALLACLFGWPITQAIRPLAPLLREHLTVVLAAVVVFLVLTEASRRQRIGACAAFTCSGVFGVLALDQPTDALLGSGDLLMPAFAGLFGLPVLVAAARGGGPPAQADAAITTSPRRTLLAGLAGAAAGAAVSYVAGVSSAVAAVVALAALPARSDGDRAFLVATSGVNTSNTIFALFAFVALDEAHTGVVVALDRSAVPLDLPLYVVSLLLAAALGVVLVLVVGDRYLDAVRVLPHRAVCLVALGVVCALALVLAGPVGLVVLAAGALVGFVPVHFGARRVHLMGVLIVPIVLAA